Genomic segment of Nocardiopsis mwathae:
GGCTGACCACCGGCCGGACCGGCCGGACCGACCGGGCACCGGCCGCGAATCGGACCGGTACGGACGGCGGGACCGCACCGCCCGCCGCCTCCGGGGCCCGCCCGGCGGACGGCCCACCGGCCGACGGTCCGCGGGCGCGGCTGGCCCGCGACGCCGCCGACCCGCTGAGCATGTTCTCCCGCGCCTTCGCCAACCCCGACGTCGCCGCCGTCCCCGGGCGCTACAACAACCGCGAGGTACTGCGCGCGGGCTGGCCGGCGTCCGGCGTCATCACGACCGCCCCCGCACTCGCCGGGTTCTACCGCGACCTGGCCGCAGGTCGGATCGTCTCCCCCGATACGCTGCGCGACGCGCTGCGGCCCCGCGCCACCGGCCCGGACCGGGTCCTGCACCTGGACAGCTCCTTCGGCCTGGGATTCATGCGCCCCTCGCTGACCTTCGCCGTCCCCCGCGCCGCCCGGCAGGGCGCGTTCGGCCACACCGGAGCGGGCGGCTCGATCGGCCTGGCCGACATCGACCACGGCATCGCCCTCGCCTATGTGATGAACCGCACGGGCACCGAACTCTCCGGCGGCCTGCGCGCCATGCGCCTGATCAAGGCCGCCTACGACTGCCTGCGCTAGTCGTACTGCTCCGCGAGGCCGGTGACGCGGGAGGCGGGAGGTCCGCTCATCGCGGGGTGGAAGCGATGGCGATCGCCGGGGTTCGGCCGTCCGGCGGACGCCCTCCGCGTCTCGGTTGCGGACCGGTGGGGGCGTGCGCAGGCCCGTTCTCCGGACATGGTCCGTTCGGAGCGCTCGACCGTGCCGTAGGTCCGGGACCGGTACGGGCGGGTGCGCCGGTGCTGGGTCCCGTGCCGGAACGCGGCGGCGGTCGCCGTCTTCCGGCCGGGCGGCATCGCGCCGCAGGCCCGGCGGGAGTGGTCGTCGACGGCGCCGGGGATGCGGGCGGCGCCGGAGGCCGCCGCGGCCCACCGGCCCCGGGGCCAGGGCCCCGCGTCCGGACCGCGCACCCCGCACCCCGCGCATGCGCGGGCCAGGTGCCGTCATTGCATGGTGATCCCGCCGCTGACCGACAGCGTCTGGCCGGTGATGTAGGCGGCGGACGGGGAGGCGAGGAAGGCGACCGCCGCAGCCACGTCGGCGGGGGTGCCGAGGCGGCCGGCGGGGATCCGCCGGGTGAGCTCGGCCACGAGACCGGGGTGGCGGGCACCGACCTCGCGCAGCATGGGGGTGTCGGTCGGGCCGGGGCAGACCACGTTGCTGGTCACCCCGTACCGGGCCGTCTCCCTGGCCAGGGTCTTGGCCAGGCCGAACAGGGCCGACTTGGTGGCCGCATAGGCGCCCTCCCCGCCCGCCCCGGCGCGGGCGCCGTCGGAGGAGACGAACACCAGGCGGCCGCGGCCGCGCGCGATCATCCCGGGCAGGAACGCGCGGGTGAGCAGCATGGGGGCGCGGGTGTTCACCCGCCACATGAGGTCCCAGTCGGCGGGGTCGCTCTCGGCGAAGGGGCCGAGGACACCGATGCCCGCGTTGTGCACGAGCACGTCGACGTGCGGGGCGATGCCGCGGATCCGTGCCACGCCCGCCTCCACCCGGGACCGGTCCCCCAGGTCGATGCCGACGGCCCGGCCCGCGGGCAGGGTCCGGGCGACCTCCCGCGCCCGGTGTTCGTCGAGGTCGCACACGATGACCTCGGCCCCCGCCTCGGCGAGTGCCGCGCAGACGGCGCGACCGATACCGCCCGCGCCGCCGGTGACGAGCGCGGTGGGGGCGCGGGTTCCCTGCGGTGTGCCAAGCGACTCGGCCATACGTCTCGCCCCTTCTCCCACCTGGCTCCGCGGGCGCCGGACGCGCCTCATCGCCGGTCCGTTTCCGGCATATTGTCGACCACCCAAGCATACGCTAGGTTGGTTAACCGAACGTGCTCCGTCGGCGCTCCACCGGCACGGGAGGAGGCGGGCCGGCAGGATGAACACCCAGCAGCAGCGACCGCACCCCGCCCCCACCGCGCTGACCGAGCCCTACTGGGCCGCATGCCGTGCGGGCCGGCTCGCCATCCAGCGGTGCGCCGACTGCCGCCGCTACGTCCACTTCCCCGAGCCGGCCTGCCCGTTCTGCCGCTCCCGCTCACTCGGCTTCGAACCCGTCTCGGGCCGCGGCCGCGTCGTCACCTACACCGTCGTCCACCGCCCCTTCGTCCCCGGCTTCGCCGACCTGGCCCCCTACCCCGTGGCCTGGGTGGAGTTGGCCGAACAGCCCGGCCTGCGCGCCTTCGGCGGGATCCGGGACTGCGCACCCGACGACCTCGCCATCGGCATGCCGGTGGCCGTCACCTTCACCGAACTCCCCGGCTTCGGCCCGATCCCCGACTTCCGCCCCCGATGACCGAACCGCGGTGAACCGGACCGCCCCGGCCCCCGTGCTGTAGGCGAACACCCGGCCCGACCCCCACCGACACGACGCCACCGAGGAGGCCGCCGTGACGCGGACCGGAACCGTCAACTCCTTCGGCAACTACGGCTACGCCGTCCTCACCGCCGGGGCGCTGGCCATGCCCGACAAAGTGGCGCTGACCTACTGCGGCACCCGCAGCCTCACCTACGACCGGCTCAACCGGGCCGTCAACCGCCGCGCCCACGCACTGGCCGACTCCGGGGTCCGCCCCGGGCAGCGGGTCGCGGCGCTGATCAGTGAGACACTCGGCGTCGCCGAGGTCTACCTCGCGCTGTTCAAGACGGGAGCCGTCACCGCCGCACTCAACCCGTTCTGGGACGCCGACGTGCTGGCCGGCGTGGTCGAGCGCTGCGGCGCGACCGCGCTCGTCTACGACCCCGGCATGGACGCGCTGGTCGACCAGGTGCGCCCGCGGCTGGCACGCGTCCACACGTGGATCCGGCTGGGCGGCCCGGTCAGGGAGACCGTCGACCTCGACGCGCTCAGCGCCCGCGCCCCGGACACCGAACCGGAGATCCACGGCACCGGCGACGACCCCATGGCGCTCTTCTTCACCTCCGGATCCACCGGGCCGCCCAAGGCCGTCGTGCACACCCA
This window contains:
- a CDS encoding SDR family NAD(P)-dependent oxidoreductase, translating into MAESLGTPQGTRAPTALVTGGAGGIGRAVCAALAEAGAEVIVCDLDEHRAREVARTLPAGRAVGIDLGDRSRVEAGVARIRGIAPHVDVLVHNAGIGVLGPFAESDPADWDLMWRVNTRAPMLLTRAFLPGMIARGRGRLVFVSSDGARAGAGGEGAYAATKSALFGLAKTLARETARYGVTSNVVCPGPTDTPMLREVGARHPGLVAELTRRIPAGRLGTPADVAAAVAFLASPSAAYITGQTLSVSGGITMQ
- a CDS encoding Zn-ribbon domain-containing OB-fold protein → MNTQQQRPHPAPTALTEPYWAACRAGRLAIQRCADCRRYVHFPEPACPFCRSRSLGFEPVSGRGRVVTYTVVHRPFVPGFADLAPYPVAWVELAEQPGLRAFGGIRDCAPDDLAIGMPVAVTFTELPGFGPIPDFRPR